A single window of Athene noctua chromosome 1, bAthNoc1.hap1.1, whole genome shotgun sequence DNA harbors:
- the POGLUT3 gene encoding protein O-glucosyltransferase 3 isoform X3 encodes MRYRMYGSVRKGLKIEILYGDQHVAQSPYILKGPVYHEYCDCPEEDPEIWQNVMSCPSQEPQITKDFISFPTIDLQRMLKEIPTKFSQTRGAIVHYTILNNHIYRRSLGKYTDFKMFSDEMFLSLARKVRLPDVEFYLNVGDWPVEYRKANDTPGPIPVISWCGSVDSRDIVLPTYDVTHSTLETLRGVTNDLLSIQGNTGPFWENKTERALFRGRDSREERLHLVKLSKENPELLDAGITGYFFFREKEKELGKVQLMGFFDFFKYKYQVNVDGTVAAYRFPYLLLGDSLVLKQDSQYYEHFYIGLKPWKHYVPVKRNLDDLLEKIKWAKENDEKARKIAKEGQLMARELLQPHRLYCYYYKVLQKYAKRQASKPEIRDGMELVPQPDDRDSVCSCHRKKPLREDL; translated from the exons ATGCGGTATCGGATGTATGGCAGTGTCAGAAAAGGGTTAAAAATTGAAATACTTTATGGTGATCAGCATGTAGCTCAATCTCCTTATATTCTGAAAG GGCCAGTTTATCATGAGTATTGTGACTGTCCTGAAGAAGACCCTGAGATCTGGCAGAACGTTATGTCTTGTCCATCCCAAGAACCTCAGATTACAAAGGACTTCATTTCTTTTCCCACCATTGACCTTCAGCGAATGCTTAAGGAAATCCCAACAAAGTTCAGTCAAACAAGAGGTGCTATTGTTCATTACACAATTCTCAATAATCACATCTACCGTCGCTCATTAGGGAAGTATACAGACTTCAAAATGTTCTCTGATGAAATGTTCCTGTCACTGGCAAGAAAG GTTCGTCTTCCTGATGTGGAGTTTTATCTTAATGTTGGAGATTGGCCAGTTGAGTATCGGAAAGCTAATGATACACCTGGTCCCATACCTGTCATTTCATGGTGTGGCTCTGTGGATTCAAGAGATATAGTCCTTCCAACGTATGATGTAACCCACTCAACTCTTGAAACACTACGTGGAGTCACAAATGATCTCCTTTCTATTCAAGGAAATACAG GCCCATTCTGGGAAAACAAAACCGAGCGAGCTTTATTTAGAGGTCGAGACAGCCGAGAAGAACGTCTCCATCTTGTAAAGTTATCCAAGGAAAATCCAGAACTACTAGATGCTGGAATAACAGGATAtttcttcttcagagaaaaagaaaaagagctgggAAAGGTTCAGCTGATGGGCTTCTTTGACTTCTTTAAG TACAAATACCAAGTGAATGTAGATGGGACTGTAGCAGCTTACAGGTTTCCATACCTCTTGTTGGGTGACAGCCTAGTATTGAAGCAAGATTCCCAGTACTACGAACACTTTTATATTGGATTAAAACCTTGGAAACATTATGTTCCAGTTAAGAGAAACTTAGATGACTtgctagagaaaataaaatgggCTAAG gaaaatgatgaaaaagcaagaaaaattgcTAAAGAAGGACAGTTAATGGCAAGAGAATTACTTCAGCCTCACAGGCTTTACTGTTACTATTATAAAGTGCTCCAG aaatatgCCAAACGGCAAGCCAGCAAACCTGAAATACGGGATGGAATGGAACTTGTACCTCAGCCTGATGACAGAGACTCAGTATGCAGTTGCCACAGAAAAAAGCCTTTAAGGGAAGATCTATAA
- the POGLUT3 gene encoding protein O-glucosyltransferase 3 isoform X1 produces MGSRGLLPLLLGAALPLLRAAEPAEPTEPVSAERSLAWGPGLDAGLTLPVRYFHIQAVSAAGHNFSRSPPGRTQFKVVIKALSPKEVTRIYTPRPLDRNDGTFLMRYRMYGSVRKGLKIEILYGDQHVAQSPYILKGPVYHEYCDCPEEDPEIWQNVMSCPSQEPQITKDFISFPTIDLQRMLKEIPTKFSQTRGAIVHYTILNNHIYRRSLGKYTDFKMFSDEMFLSLARKVRLPDVEFYLNVGDWPVEYRKANDTPGPIPVISWCGSVDSRDIVLPTYDVTHSTLETLRGVTNDLLSIQGNTGPFWENKTERALFRGRDSREERLHLVKLSKENPELLDAGITGYFFFREKEKELGKVQLMGFFDFFKYKYQVNVDGTVAAYRFPYLLLGDSLVLKQDSQYYEHFYIGLKPWKHYVPVKRNLDDLLEKIKWAKENDEKARKIAKEGQLMARELLQPHRLYCYYYKVLQKYAKRQASKPEIRDGMELVPQPDDRDSVCSCHRKKPLREDL; encoded by the exons atggggagccgggggctgctgccgctgctgctgggcGCCGCGCTGCCGCTGCTgcgggcggcggagccggcgGAGCCCACGGAGCCCGTTAGCGCCGAGCGGAGCCTGGCGTGGGGCCCCGGGCTGGACGCGGGGCTCACCCTGCCCGTGCGGTACTTCCACATCCAGGCGGTCAGCGCGGCCGGACACAACTTCTCCCGCTCCCCGCCAG gAAGAACACAGTTTAAAGTGGTAATTAAAGCACTTTCTCCAAAAGAAGTCACTAGAATTTACACCCCTCGCCCTTTGGATAGAAATGATGGCACATTTCTCATGCGGTATCGGATGTATGGCAGTGTCAGAAAAGGGTTAAAAATTGAAATACTTTATGGTGATCAGCATGTAGCTCAATCTCCTTATATTCTGAAAG GGCCAGTTTATCATGAGTATTGTGACTGTCCTGAAGAAGACCCTGAGATCTGGCAGAACGTTATGTCTTGTCCATCCCAAGAACCTCAGATTACAAAGGACTTCATTTCTTTTCCCACCATTGACCTTCAGCGAATGCTTAAGGAAATCCCAACAAAGTTCAGTCAAACAAGAGGTGCTATTGTTCATTACACAATTCTCAATAATCACATCTACCGTCGCTCATTAGGGAAGTATACAGACTTCAAAATGTTCTCTGATGAAATGTTCCTGTCACTGGCAAGAAAG GTTCGTCTTCCTGATGTGGAGTTTTATCTTAATGTTGGAGATTGGCCAGTTGAGTATCGGAAAGCTAATGATACACCTGGTCCCATACCTGTCATTTCATGGTGTGGCTCTGTGGATTCAAGAGATATAGTCCTTCCAACGTATGATGTAACCCACTCAACTCTTGAAACACTACGTGGAGTCACAAATGATCTCCTTTCTATTCAAGGAAATACAG GCCCATTCTGGGAAAACAAAACCGAGCGAGCTTTATTTAGAGGTCGAGACAGCCGAGAAGAACGTCTCCATCTTGTAAAGTTATCCAAGGAAAATCCAGAACTACTAGATGCTGGAATAACAGGATAtttcttcttcagagaaaaagaaaaagagctgggAAAGGTTCAGCTGATGGGCTTCTTTGACTTCTTTAAG TACAAATACCAAGTGAATGTAGATGGGACTGTAGCAGCTTACAGGTTTCCATACCTCTTGTTGGGTGACAGCCTAGTATTGAAGCAAGATTCCCAGTACTACGAACACTTTTATATTGGATTAAAACCTTGGAAACATTATGTTCCAGTTAAGAGAAACTTAGATGACTtgctagagaaaataaaatgggCTAAG gaaaatgatgaaaaagcaagaaaaattgcTAAAGAAGGACAGTTAATGGCAAGAGAATTACTTCAGCCTCACAGGCTTTACTGTTACTATTATAAAGTGCTCCAG aaatatgCCAAACGGCAAGCCAGCAAACCTGAAATACGGGATGGAATGGAACTTGTACCTCAGCCTGATGACAGAGACTCAGTATGCAGTTGCCACAGAAAAAAGCCTTTAAGGGAAGATCTATAA
- the POGLUT3 gene encoding protein O-glucosyltransferase 3 isoform X4 has translation MGSRGLLPLLLGAALPLLRAAEPAEPTEPVSAERSLAWGPGLDAGLTLPVRYFHIQAVSAAGHNFSRSPPGRTQFKVVIKALSPKEVTRIYTPRPLDRNDGTFLMRYRMYGSVRKGLKIEILYGDQHVAQSPYILKGPVYHEYCDCPEEDPEIWQNVMSCPSQEPQITKDFISFPTIDLQRMLKEIPTKFSQTRGAIVHYTILNNHIYRRSLGKYTDFKMFSDEMFLSLARKYKYQVNVDGTVAAYRFPYLLLGDSLVLKQDSQYYEHFYIGLKPWKHYVPVKRNLDDLLEKIKWAKENDEKARKIAKEGQLMARELLQPHRLYCYYYKVLQKYAKRQASKPEIRDGMELVPQPDDRDSVCSCHRKKPLREDL, from the exons atggggagccgggggctgctgccgctgctgctgggcGCCGCGCTGCCGCTGCTgcgggcggcggagccggcgGAGCCCACGGAGCCCGTTAGCGCCGAGCGGAGCCTGGCGTGGGGCCCCGGGCTGGACGCGGGGCTCACCCTGCCCGTGCGGTACTTCCACATCCAGGCGGTCAGCGCGGCCGGACACAACTTCTCCCGCTCCCCGCCAG gAAGAACACAGTTTAAAGTGGTAATTAAAGCACTTTCTCCAAAAGAAGTCACTAGAATTTACACCCCTCGCCCTTTGGATAGAAATGATGGCACATTTCTCATGCGGTATCGGATGTATGGCAGTGTCAGAAAAGGGTTAAAAATTGAAATACTTTATGGTGATCAGCATGTAGCTCAATCTCCTTATATTCTGAAAG GGCCAGTTTATCATGAGTATTGTGACTGTCCTGAAGAAGACCCTGAGATCTGGCAGAACGTTATGTCTTGTCCATCCCAAGAACCTCAGATTACAAAGGACTTCATTTCTTTTCCCACCATTGACCTTCAGCGAATGCTTAAGGAAATCCCAACAAAGTTCAGTCAAACAAGAGGTGCTATTGTTCATTACACAATTCTCAATAATCACATCTACCGTCGCTCATTAGGGAAGTATACAGACTTCAAAATGTTCTCTGATGAAATGTTCCTGTCACTGGCAAGAAAG TACAAATACCAAGTGAATGTAGATGGGACTGTAGCAGCTTACAGGTTTCCATACCTCTTGTTGGGTGACAGCCTAGTATTGAAGCAAGATTCCCAGTACTACGAACACTTTTATATTGGATTAAAACCTTGGAAACATTATGTTCCAGTTAAGAGAAACTTAGATGACTtgctagagaaaataaaatgggCTAAG gaaaatgatgaaaaagcaagaaaaattgcTAAAGAAGGACAGTTAATGGCAAGAGAATTACTTCAGCCTCACAGGCTTTACTGTTACTATTATAAAGTGCTCCAG aaatatgCCAAACGGCAAGCCAGCAAACCTGAAATACGGGATGGAATGGAACTTGTACCTCAGCCTGATGACAGAGACTCAGTATGCAGTTGCCACAGAAAAAAGCCTTTAAGGGAAGATCTATAA
- the POGLUT3 gene encoding protein O-glucosyltransferase 3 isoform X2, translated as MGSRGLLPLLLGAALPLLRAAEPAEPTEPVSAERSLAWGPGLDAGLTLPVRYFHIQAVSAAGHNFSRSPPGRTQFKVVIKALSPKEVTRIYTPRPLDRNDGTFLMRYRMYGSVRKGLKIEILYGDQHVAQSPYILKGPVYHEYCDCPEEDPEIWQNVMSCPSQEPQITKDFISFPTIDLQRMLKEIPTKFSQTRGAIVHYTILNNHIYRRSLGKYTDFKMFSDEMFLSLARKVRLPDVEFYLNVGDWPVEYRKANDTPGPIPVISWCGSVDSRDIVLPTYDVTHSTLETLRGVTNDLLSIQGNTGPFWENKTERALFRGRDSREERLHLVKLSKENPELLDAGITGYFFFREKEKELGKVQLMGFFDFFKYKYQVNVDGTVAAYRFPYLLLGDSLVLKQDSQYYEHFYIGLKPWKHYVPVKRNLDDLLEKIKWAKKYAKRQASKPEIRDGMELVPQPDDRDSVCSCHRKKPLREDL; from the exons atggggagccgggggctgctgccgctgctgctgggcGCCGCGCTGCCGCTGCTgcgggcggcggagccggcgGAGCCCACGGAGCCCGTTAGCGCCGAGCGGAGCCTGGCGTGGGGCCCCGGGCTGGACGCGGGGCTCACCCTGCCCGTGCGGTACTTCCACATCCAGGCGGTCAGCGCGGCCGGACACAACTTCTCCCGCTCCCCGCCAG gAAGAACACAGTTTAAAGTGGTAATTAAAGCACTTTCTCCAAAAGAAGTCACTAGAATTTACACCCCTCGCCCTTTGGATAGAAATGATGGCACATTTCTCATGCGGTATCGGATGTATGGCAGTGTCAGAAAAGGGTTAAAAATTGAAATACTTTATGGTGATCAGCATGTAGCTCAATCTCCTTATATTCTGAAAG GGCCAGTTTATCATGAGTATTGTGACTGTCCTGAAGAAGACCCTGAGATCTGGCAGAACGTTATGTCTTGTCCATCCCAAGAACCTCAGATTACAAAGGACTTCATTTCTTTTCCCACCATTGACCTTCAGCGAATGCTTAAGGAAATCCCAACAAAGTTCAGTCAAACAAGAGGTGCTATTGTTCATTACACAATTCTCAATAATCACATCTACCGTCGCTCATTAGGGAAGTATACAGACTTCAAAATGTTCTCTGATGAAATGTTCCTGTCACTGGCAAGAAAG GTTCGTCTTCCTGATGTGGAGTTTTATCTTAATGTTGGAGATTGGCCAGTTGAGTATCGGAAAGCTAATGATACACCTGGTCCCATACCTGTCATTTCATGGTGTGGCTCTGTGGATTCAAGAGATATAGTCCTTCCAACGTATGATGTAACCCACTCAACTCTTGAAACACTACGTGGAGTCACAAATGATCTCCTTTCTATTCAAGGAAATACAG GCCCATTCTGGGAAAACAAAACCGAGCGAGCTTTATTTAGAGGTCGAGACAGCCGAGAAGAACGTCTCCATCTTGTAAAGTTATCCAAGGAAAATCCAGAACTACTAGATGCTGGAATAACAGGATAtttcttcttcagagaaaaagaaaaagagctgggAAAGGTTCAGCTGATGGGCTTCTTTGACTTCTTTAAG TACAAATACCAAGTGAATGTAGATGGGACTGTAGCAGCTTACAGGTTTCCATACCTCTTGTTGGGTGACAGCCTAGTATTGAAGCAAGATTCCCAGTACTACGAACACTTTTATATTGGATTAAAACCTTGGAAACATTATGTTCCAGTTAAGAGAAACTTAGATGACTtgctagagaaaataaaatgggCTAAG aaatatgCCAAACGGCAAGCCAGCAAACCTGAAATACGGGATGGAATGGAACTTGTACCTCAGCCTGATGACAGAGACTCAGTATGCAGTTGCCACAGAAAAAAGCCTTTAAGGGAAGATCTATAA